From Anopheles arabiensis isolate DONGOLA chromosome 3, AaraD3, whole genome shotgun sequence, a single genomic window includes:
- the LOC120904521 gene encoding rab11 family-interacting protein 4B isoform X25, translating into MYSDVSLEDVQDINHKLEILQRQVTNLADTQSNVDDRTSRTKTEYAVLQARYHMLEEQLRETELRAEERLAEEQKRHRELLARVEREAKLQNENCQIRIRTMEMEVTSLREEIQRLRLQSDKQAADLHATEEKLEKARDSLMISQQDLAEARAEEKKHRAEKQAAEELMVELGKECERLRSERGPALPTTSPESLRLEELHQEMDELRQKNKSLEEANEELQAMMLTRSIEEGRNLLNGTSNSLAQELEAMSQNQDTVDSTTLASLTQLQVAFQEKEEENRRLKHYIDTMLLNVVENYPQLLEVKAA; encoded by the exons ATGTACAGCGATGTCAGTTTGGAAGATGTACAAGACATAAATCATAAG CTCGAAATACTACAACGGCAAGTCACCAATCTGGCAGACACCCAGAGCAATGTGGACGATCGCACGAGTAGAACGAAAACGGAATATGCCGTCCTTCAAGCGCGTTATCATATGCTGGAGGAGCAGCTGAGAGAG acTGAATTGCGGGCGGAAGAACGATTGGCTGAAGAACAAAAGCGTCACAGGGAGTTGCTGGCCCGCGTCGAGCGGGAGGCAAAATTGCAGAATGAAAACTGTCAGATCCGGATACGGACGATGGAGATGGAGGTAACCAGCTTGCGGGAGGAGATCCAACGATTGCGCCTGCAAAGTGACAAACAGGCGGCCGATCTGCATGCGACGGAGGAGAAGCTGGAGAAAGCTCGGGATTCGCTGATGATCTCGCAGCAGGATCTGGCGGAAGCAAGGGCAGAGGAGAAAAA GCATAGAGCCGAGAAGCAAGCGGCAGAGGAACTGATGGTAGAGCTTGGCAAGGAATGTGAACGGCTGCGTTCTGAGCGTGGGCCCGCACTGCCAACGACATCGCCCGAGTCGCTGCGACTGGAGGAATTGCATCAGGAAATGGACGAATTGCGCCAGAAGAACAAGTCACTGGAGGAAGCGAACGAAGAGCTTCAGGCTATGATGTTGACCCGTAGCATTGAGGAAGGGCGTAATCTGCTGAACGGGACCTCGAACAGTTTGGCCCAAGAGCTAGAAGCCATGAGCCAAAATCAG GATACCGTTGATTCGACCACTTTAGCGTCATTAACACAG CTCCAGGTCGCATTCCAGgagaaggaagaggagaaCCGACGACTGAAGCATTACATCGACACGATGCTATTGAACGTGGTGGAAAACTATCCACAGCTGCTGGAAGTGAAAGCCGCCTAA
- the LOC120904521 gene encoding rab11 family-interacting protein 4B isoform X20 yields the protein MDNLYKLMVYNNARNTGKRQLGSNALAKSSSFNSSGRSSNCDTAEDMYSDVSLEDVQDINHKLEILQRQVTNLADTQSNVDDRTSRTKTEYAVLQARYHMLEEQLRETELRAEERLAEEQKRHRELLARVEREAKLQNENCQIRIRTMEMEVTSLREEIQRLRLQSDKQAADLHATEEKLEKARDSLMISQQDLAEARAEEKKHRAEKQAAEELMVELGKECERLRSERGPALPTTSPESLRLEELHQEMDELRQKNKSLEEANEELQAMMLTRSIEEGRNLLNGTSNSLAQELEAMSQNQDTVDSTTLASLTQLQVAFQEKEEENRRLKHYIDTMLLNVVENYPQLLEVKAA from the exons ATGGATAACCTGTATAAATTGATGGTGTATAACAATGCTAGAAA TACTGGCAAACGACAGCTTGGATCCAATGCCTTAGCAAA ATCGTCGAGCTTCAACTCGTCCGGCAGAAGCTCAAACTGTGATACGGCCGAAGACATGTACAGCGATGTCAGTTTGGAAGATGTACAAGACATAAATCATAAG CTCGAAATACTACAACGGCAAGTCACCAATCTGGCAGACACCCAGAGCAATGTGGACGATCGCACGAGTAGAACGAAAACGGAATATGCCGTCCTTCAAGCGCGTTATCATATGCTGGAGGAGCAGCTGAGAGAG acTGAATTGCGGGCGGAAGAACGATTGGCTGAAGAACAAAAGCGTCACAGGGAGTTGCTGGCCCGCGTCGAGCGGGAGGCAAAATTGCAGAATGAAAACTGTCAGATCCGGATACGGACGATGGAGATGGAGGTAACCAGCTTGCGGGAGGAGATCCAACGATTGCGCCTGCAAAGTGACAAACAGGCGGCCGATCTGCATGCGACGGAGGAGAAGCTGGAGAAAGCTCGGGATTCGCTGATGATCTCGCAGCAGGATCTGGCGGAAGCAAGGGCAGAGGAGAAAAA GCATAGAGCCGAGAAGCAAGCGGCAGAGGAACTGATGGTAGAGCTTGGCAAGGAATGTGAACGGCTGCGTTCTGAGCGTGGGCCCGCACTGCCAACGACATCGCCCGAGTCGCTGCGACTGGAGGAATTGCATCAGGAAATGGACGAATTGCGCCAGAAGAACAAGTCACTGGAGGAAGCGAACGAAGAGCTTCAGGCTATGATGTTGACCCGTAGCATTGAGGAAGGGCGTAATCTGCTGAACGGGACCTCGAACAGTTTGGCCCAAGAGCTAGAAGCCATGAGCCAAAATCAG GATACCGTTGATTCGACCACTTTAGCGTCATTAACACAG CTCCAGGTCGCATTCCAGgagaaggaagaggagaaCCGACGACTGAAGCATTACATCGACACGATGCTATTGAACGTGGTGGAAAACTATCCACAGCTGCTGGAAGTGAAAGCCGCCTAA
- the LOC120904521 gene encoding rab11 family-interacting protein 4B isoform X18: protein MDNLYKLMVYNNARNSTGKRQLGSNALAKSSSFNSSGRSSNCDTAEDMYSDVSLEDVQDINHKLEILQRQVTNLADTQSNVDDRTSRTKTEYAVLQARYHMLEEQLRETELRAEERLAEEQKRHRELLARVEREAKLQNENCQIRIRTMEMEVTSLREEIQRLRLQSDKQAADLHATEEKLEKARDSLMISQQDLAEARAEEKKHRAEKQAAEELMVELGKECERLRSERGPALPTTSPESLRLEELHQEMDELRQKNKSLEEANEELQAMMLTRSIEEGRNLLNGTSNSLAQELEAMSQNQDTVDSTTLASLTQLQVAFQEKEEENRRLKHYIDTMLLNVVENYPQLLEVKAA from the exons ATGGATAACCTGTATAAATTGATGGTGTATAACAATGCTAGAAA CAGTACTGGCAAACGACAGCTTGGATCCAATGCCTTAGCAAA ATCGTCGAGCTTCAACTCGTCCGGCAGAAGCTCAAACTGTGATACGGCCGAAGACATGTACAGCGATGTCAGTTTGGAAGATGTACAAGACATAAATCATAAG CTCGAAATACTACAACGGCAAGTCACCAATCTGGCAGACACCCAGAGCAATGTGGACGATCGCACGAGTAGAACGAAAACGGAATATGCCGTCCTTCAAGCGCGTTATCATATGCTGGAGGAGCAGCTGAGAGAG acTGAATTGCGGGCGGAAGAACGATTGGCTGAAGAACAAAAGCGTCACAGGGAGTTGCTGGCCCGCGTCGAGCGGGAGGCAAAATTGCAGAATGAAAACTGTCAGATCCGGATACGGACGATGGAGATGGAGGTAACCAGCTTGCGGGAGGAGATCCAACGATTGCGCCTGCAAAGTGACAAACAGGCGGCCGATCTGCATGCGACGGAGGAGAAGCTGGAGAAAGCTCGGGATTCGCTGATGATCTCGCAGCAGGATCTGGCGGAAGCAAGGGCAGAGGAGAAAAA GCATAGAGCCGAGAAGCAAGCGGCAGAGGAACTGATGGTAGAGCTTGGCAAGGAATGTGAACGGCTGCGTTCTGAGCGTGGGCCCGCACTGCCAACGACATCGCCCGAGTCGCTGCGACTGGAGGAATTGCATCAGGAAATGGACGAATTGCGCCAGAAGAACAAGTCACTGGAGGAAGCGAACGAAGAGCTTCAGGCTATGATGTTGACCCGTAGCATTGAGGAAGGGCGTAATCTGCTGAACGGGACCTCGAACAGTTTGGCCCAAGAGCTAGAAGCCATGAGCCAAAATCAG GATACCGTTGATTCGACCACTTTAGCGTCATTAACACAG CTCCAGGTCGCATTCCAGgagaaggaagaggagaaCCGACGACTGAAGCATTACATCGACACGATGCTATTGAACGTGGTGGAAAACTATCCACAGCTGCTGGAAGTGAAAGCCGCCTAA
- the LOC120904521 gene encoding rab11 family-interacting protein 4B isoform X2, whose translation MNWHRLSDKLSPLKMMTTTKKVDYLSTTPTSATTPSSTSQPDSLDLDYDMWQGQFEFVGPTVPINAANGNCGSSSSTGSIGITSLDKQSRTSSSSLEDLRLNGYIPPDQPVLIDEETFLSLHPNDFPSSGPQSGFFLDDYGNPNQNGNALEAYQLNNNSITANGNVSGGILNIKMLNNKTNNLISSVTIEEKNAKNNLINNNLKLINDNPELSNKYILKSSNSSSKMSDLIKTDLCDNLNEQLEILQRQVTNLADTQSNVDDRTSRTKTEYAVLQARYHMLEEQLRETELRAEERLAEEQKRHRELLARVEREAKLQNENCQIRIRTMEMEVTSLREEIQRLRLQSDKQAADLHATEEKLEKARDSLMISQQDLAEARAEEKKHRAEKQAAEELMVELGKECERLRSERGPALPTTSPESLRLEELHQEMDELRQKNKSLEEANEELQAMMLTRSIEEGRNLLNGTSNSLAQELEAMSQNQLQVAFQEKEEENRRLKHYIDTMLLNVVENYPQLLEVKAA comes from the exons ATGAATTGGCACCGACTTAGTGACAAACTTTCACCGCTCAAAATGATGACCACGACGAAGAAAGTCGACTATCTGTCGACGACACCGACATCAGCCACGACGCCCTCCTCGACCAGCCAACCGGACAGTCTGGATCTAGACTACGATATGTGGCAGGGTCAGTTTGAGTTCGTTGGTCCCACAGTGCCGATCAATGCTGCAAATGGTAactgcggcagcagcagcagcaccggcagcatcgGCATCACGTCGCTCGACAAGCAGTCGCGCACGTCCTCATCTAGTCTGGAAGATTTACGCTTAAACGGGTACATCCCACCCGATCAGCCGGTGCTGATCGACGAGGAAACGTTCCTCAGCCTGCACCCAAATGACTTCCCTTCGTCCGGGCCGCAGTCGGGATTTTTCCTGGACGATTACGGTAACCCAAACCAAAACGGAAATGCTCTCGAGGCTTACCAgctgaacaacaacagcattaCAGCGAACGGTAATGTGAGCGGAGGtatactcaacatcaaaatgctcaacaacaaaacgaacaaccTCATCAGCTCGGTTACGATCGAGGAGAAAAACGCCAAAAACAACTTGATCAACAACAATCTGAAGCTGATCAACGATAATCCAGAGCTCAGCAATAAGTACATTTTAAAGTCGAGCAACAGTAGCAGTAAAATGAGCGATCTAATCAAGACCGACCTATGTGATAATTTAAACGAACAA CTCGAAATACTACAACGGCAAGTCACCAATCTGGCAGACACCCAGAGCAATGTGGACGATCGCACGAGTAGAACGAAAACGGAATATGCCGTCCTTCAAGCGCGTTATCATATGCTGGAGGAGCAGCTGAGAGAG acTGAATTGCGGGCGGAAGAACGATTGGCTGAAGAACAAAAGCGTCACAGGGAGTTGCTGGCCCGCGTCGAGCGGGAGGCAAAATTGCAGAATGAAAACTGTCAGATCCGGATACGGACGATGGAGATGGAGGTAACCAGCTTGCGGGAGGAGATCCAACGATTGCGCCTGCAAAGTGACAAACAGGCGGCCGATCTGCATGCGACGGAGGAGAAGCTGGAGAAAGCTCGGGATTCGCTGATGATCTCGCAGCAGGATCTGGCGGAAGCAAGGGCAGAGGAGAAAAA GCATAGAGCCGAGAAGCAAGCGGCAGAGGAACTGATGGTAGAGCTTGGCAAGGAATGTGAACGGCTGCGTTCTGAGCGTGGGCCCGCACTGCCAACGACATCGCCCGAGTCGCTGCGACTGGAGGAATTGCATCAGGAAATGGACGAATTGCGCCAGAAGAACAAGTCACTGGAGGAAGCGAACGAAGAGCTTCAGGCTATGATGTTGACCCGTAGCATTGAGGAAGGGCGTAATCTGCTGAACGGGACCTCGAACAGTTTGGCCCAAGAGCTAGAAGCCATGAGCCAAAATCAG CTCCAGGTCGCATTCCAGgagaaggaagaggagaaCCGACGACTGAAGCATTACATCGACACGATGCTATTGAACGTGGTGGAAAACTATCCACAGCTGCTGGAAGTGAAAGCCGCCTAA
- the LOC120904521 gene encoding rab11 family-interacting protein 4B isoform X19 encodes MFRPSCNQLEISGLSTGKRQLGSNALAKSSSFNSSGRSSNCDTAEDMYSDVSLEDVQDINHKLEILQRQVTNLADTQSNVDDRTSRTKTEYAVLQARYHMLEEQLRETELRAEERLAEEQKRHRELLARVEREAKLQNENCQIRIRTMEMEVTSLREEIQRLRLQSDKQAADLHATEEKLEKARDSLMISQQDLAEARAEEKKHRAEKQAAEELMVELGKECERLRSERGPALPTTSPESLRLEELHQEMDELRQKNKSLEEANEELQAMMLTRSIEEGRNLLNGTSNSLAQELEAMSQNQDTVDSTTLASLTQLQVAFQEKEEENRRLKHYIDTMLLNVVENYPQLLEVKAA; translated from the exons ATGTTTCGACCTTCGTGCAATCAGTTGGAAATTAGTGGTCTCAG TACTGGCAAACGACAGCTTGGATCCAATGCCTTAGCAAA ATCGTCGAGCTTCAACTCGTCCGGCAGAAGCTCAAACTGTGATACGGCCGAAGACATGTACAGCGATGTCAGTTTGGAAGATGTACAAGACATAAATCATAAG CTCGAAATACTACAACGGCAAGTCACCAATCTGGCAGACACCCAGAGCAATGTGGACGATCGCACGAGTAGAACGAAAACGGAATATGCCGTCCTTCAAGCGCGTTATCATATGCTGGAGGAGCAGCTGAGAGAG acTGAATTGCGGGCGGAAGAACGATTGGCTGAAGAACAAAAGCGTCACAGGGAGTTGCTGGCCCGCGTCGAGCGGGAGGCAAAATTGCAGAATGAAAACTGTCAGATCCGGATACGGACGATGGAGATGGAGGTAACCAGCTTGCGGGAGGAGATCCAACGATTGCGCCTGCAAAGTGACAAACAGGCGGCCGATCTGCATGCGACGGAGGAGAAGCTGGAGAAAGCTCGGGATTCGCTGATGATCTCGCAGCAGGATCTGGCGGAAGCAAGGGCAGAGGAGAAAAA GCATAGAGCCGAGAAGCAAGCGGCAGAGGAACTGATGGTAGAGCTTGGCAAGGAATGTGAACGGCTGCGTTCTGAGCGTGGGCCCGCACTGCCAACGACATCGCCCGAGTCGCTGCGACTGGAGGAATTGCATCAGGAAATGGACGAATTGCGCCAGAAGAACAAGTCACTGGAGGAAGCGAACGAAGAGCTTCAGGCTATGATGTTGACCCGTAGCATTGAGGAAGGGCGTAATCTGCTGAACGGGACCTCGAACAGTTTGGCCCAAGAGCTAGAAGCCATGAGCCAAAATCAG GATACCGTTGATTCGACCACTTTAGCGTCATTAACACAG CTCCAGGTCGCATTCCAGgagaaggaagaggagaaCCGACGACTGAAGCATTACATCGACACGATGCTATTGAACGTGGTGGAAAACTATCCACAGCTGCTGGAAGTGAAAGCCGCCTAA
- the LOC120904521 gene encoding rab11 family-interacting protein 4B isoform X16: protein MDNLYKLMVYNNARNTGKRQLGSNALANHLYRSSSFNSSGRSSNCDTAEDMYSDVSLEDVQDINHKLEILQRQVTNLADTQSNVDDRTSRTKTEYAVLQARYHMLEEQLRETELRAEERLAEEQKRHRELLARVEREAKLQNENCQIRIRTMEMEVTSLREEIQRLRLQSDKQAADLHATEEKLEKARDSLMISQQDLAEARAEEKKHRAEKQAAEELMVELGKECERLRSERGPALPTTSPESLRLEELHQEMDELRQKNKSLEEANEELQAMMLTRSIEEGRNLLNGTSNSLAQELEAMSQNQDTVDSTTLASLTQLQVAFQEKEEENRRLKHYIDTMLLNVVENYPQLLEVKAA, encoded by the exons ATGGATAACCTGTATAAATTGATGGTGTATAACAATGCTAGAAA TACTGGCAAACGACAGCTTGGATCCAATGCCTTAGCAAA TCATCTTTATAGATCGTCGAGCTTCAACTCGTCCGGCAGAAGCTCAAACTGTGATACGGCCGAAGACATGTACAGCGATGTCAGTTTGGAAGATGTACAAGACATAAATCATAAG CTCGAAATACTACAACGGCAAGTCACCAATCTGGCAGACACCCAGAGCAATGTGGACGATCGCACGAGTAGAACGAAAACGGAATATGCCGTCCTTCAAGCGCGTTATCATATGCTGGAGGAGCAGCTGAGAGAG acTGAATTGCGGGCGGAAGAACGATTGGCTGAAGAACAAAAGCGTCACAGGGAGTTGCTGGCCCGCGTCGAGCGGGAGGCAAAATTGCAGAATGAAAACTGTCAGATCCGGATACGGACGATGGAGATGGAGGTAACCAGCTTGCGGGAGGAGATCCAACGATTGCGCCTGCAAAGTGACAAACAGGCGGCCGATCTGCATGCGACGGAGGAGAAGCTGGAGAAAGCTCGGGATTCGCTGATGATCTCGCAGCAGGATCTGGCGGAAGCAAGGGCAGAGGAGAAAAA GCATAGAGCCGAGAAGCAAGCGGCAGAGGAACTGATGGTAGAGCTTGGCAAGGAATGTGAACGGCTGCGTTCTGAGCGTGGGCCCGCACTGCCAACGACATCGCCCGAGTCGCTGCGACTGGAGGAATTGCATCAGGAAATGGACGAATTGCGCCAGAAGAACAAGTCACTGGAGGAAGCGAACGAAGAGCTTCAGGCTATGATGTTGACCCGTAGCATTGAGGAAGGGCGTAATCTGCTGAACGGGACCTCGAACAGTTTGGCCCAAGAGCTAGAAGCCATGAGCCAAAATCAG GATACCGTTGATTCGACCACTTTAGCGTCATTAACACAG CTCCAGGTCGCATTCCAGgagaaggaagaggagaaCCGACGACTGAAGCATTACATCGACACGATGCTATTGAACGTGGTGGAAAACTATCCACAGCTGCTGGAAGTGAAAGCCGCCTAA